In Halopelagius inordinatus, a single genomic region encodes these proteins:
- a CDS encoding site-2 protease family protein codes for MNTLLWVLVGLLAYSFAAFFLRRRGLLPSSVKVQGPFTTIHTKRGRDLIDWIATPKRFWRAWSNLGVGAALVIMFGMFFFLLVQGVFILRNPPAPSAVNQPQNFLVIPGVNDFLPLSVAPEIVFGLLVGLVVHEGGHGILCRVEGIDIESMGVFLFTVLPLGAFVEPDEESQRDTDRGGRTRMFAAGVMNNFAVTAIAFALLFGPIIASIGVAPGVAVAGSYDGSPAAAGGIGQSDRITAIEGTPVTNESTLDRALFATDARSVQVELDGGESAAKREARTVTVERSLVVAGTVAGNPANLSVSGEDDPIEVQAVNGTPVYSQRGFSEAVGEDRFAELTTSRGTVTIPVGAYVTSISSNGPVADAGVPDDSFVVTAVDGTRVTSSTELGNVLDDIAPGETVPVELYHDGSLDTYDVTLGENPRDGGGFLGVNLFGTSGLLLTDFGVQSYPAGTYVALLGGDGGPDAASLSGAVADSPLSAVYVSLILPLASLVLGIPNFPGFTQSVFNFYTVGGGPFGFLGTGVFLLANVCFWAAWINLQLGLFNCIPGYPLDGGRILRTSVEAVVSRLPVDEPYPLVRTITTSVGVTMLLSLLVLIFGPTVLGG; via the coding sequence ATGAACACCCTACTTTGGGTTCTCGTCGGTCTGCTGGCGTACTCGTTCGCCGCTTTCTTCCTCCGACGACGCGGTCTCTTGCCCTCCTCGGTGAAGGTACAGGGCCCGTTCACCACGATACACACGAAACGCGGGCGCGACCTCATAGATTGGATCGCGACGCCGAAGCGATTCTGGCGAGCGTGGAGCAATCTCGGCGTCGGTGCCGCCCTCGTCATCATGTTCGGGATGTTCTTTTTCCTCCTCGTACAGGGCGTCTTCATCCTCCGGAACCCGCCCGCGCCCTCCGCGGTCAACCAACCGCAGAACTTCCTCGTCATCCCGGGCGTCAACGACTTCCTCCCCCTTTCGGTCGCCCCCGAAATCGTCTTCGGCCTCCTCGTCGGACTCGTCGTCCACGAGGGCGGACACGGCATCCTCTGTCGCGTCGAAGGCATCGACATCGAGTCGATGGGCGTGTTCCTCTTTACGGTCCTCCCTCTCGGCGCGTTCGTCGAACCCGACGAGGAGAGCCAACGGGACACCGACAGAGGCGGCCGAACCCGGATGTTCGCCGCGGGCGTGATGAACAACTTCGCCGTCACCGCAATCGCGTTCGCCTTGCTCTTCGGTCCGATCATCGCCTCCATCGGCGTCGCGCCCGGCGTGGCCGTCGCGGGGTCCTACGACGGGTCGCCCGCCGCCGCCGGTGGCATCGGCCAAAGCGACCGCATCACCGCGATAGAGGGAACGCCCGTGACGAACGAGAGCACGCTCGACCGAGCGCTCTTCGCCACCGACGCGCGGTCGGTGCAGGTGGAACTCGACGGGGGTGAAAGCGCCGCAAAGCGCGAAGCGCGGACCGTGACGGTCGAACGCTCTCTCGTCGTCGCCGGAACCGTCGCGGGCAATCCCGCGAACCTCTCCGTGAGCGGAGAGGACGACCCTATAGAGGTACAGGCGGTCAACGGCACGCCCGTCTACTCCCAACGCGGCTTCTCGGAGGCGGTCGGCGAGGACCGGTTCGCCGAGTTGACCACCTCTCGCGGGACGGTGACGATTCCGGTCGGCGCGTACGTGACCTCTATCTCCTCGAACGGCCCCGTCGCCGACGCGGGCGTGCCCGACGACTCGTTCGTCGTCACCGCCGTGGACGGAACGCGCGTCACCTCTTCGACGGAACTCGGGAACGTCTTAGACGACATCGCTCCGGGCGAGACGGTGCCGGTCGAACTCTACCACGACGGTTCGCTCGACACTTACGACGTGACGCTGGGCGAGAACCCGCGCGACGGCGGCGGCTTCCTCGGCGTGAACCTGTTCGGGACGAGCGGACTCCTGTTGACCGACTTCGGCGTCCAGTCGTACCCCGCCGGGACCTACGTCGCACTCCTCGGCGGCGACGGCGGCCCCGACGCCGCGTCACTCTCCGGTGCCGTCGCGGACTCGCCGCTGAGCGCGGTGTACGTCTCGCTCATCCTGCCGCTTGCCTCTCTCGTTCTCGGCATCCCGAACTTTCCCGGCTTCACGCAGAGCGTCTTCAACTTCTACACCGTCGGCGGCGGGCCGTTCGGCTTCCTCGGAACCGGAGTGTTCCTCCTCGCCAACGTCTGCTTTTGGGCGGCGTGGATAAATCTCCAACTCGGGCTGTTCAATTGCATCCCCGGGTACCCGCTCGACGGGGGCCGAATCCTGCGGACGAGCGTCGAAGCCGTCGTCTCTCGCCTCCCGGTGGACGAACCGTACCCCCTCGTCAGAACCATCACCACGAGCGTCGGCGTGACGATGTTGCTGTCGCTTCTCGTTCTCATCTTCGGGCCGACGGTTCTCGGCGGGTGA
- a CDS encoding PadR family transcriptional regulator: protein MRKSGPPKGLISYVVLELLEEKPRYGYEILKEITEISGGHWEPSYGTVYPILYKFEEEGWARRVEREAESDRKYFELTDAGREELAEKRRETGGKARDFAEVILGFYHVYVGFATDDRFELDAPGDGWRYDETFSSWVIEQLIRHHERDFGEFERIDATPEEFYEREGVDEDDG, encoded by the coding sequence ATGCGGAAAAGCGGCCCCCCGAAAGGCCTCATTTCGTACGTCGTACTCGAACTGCTCGAGGAGAAACCGAGGTACGGCTACGAGATACTCAAAGAGATAACGGAGATAAGCGGCGGCCACTGGGAACCGTCGTACGGTACTGTCTACCCCATCCTCTACAAGTTCGAGGAGGAAGGCTGGGCCCGGCGGGTCGAACGCGAGGCGGAGTCGGACCGCAAATACTTCGAACTCACGGACGCCGGGAGAGAGGAACTCGCGGAGAAACGCCGCGAGACGGGCGGGAAAGCCCGCGACTTCGCGGAGGTCATCCTCGGCTTCTACCACGTCTACGTCGGGTTCGCCACCGACGACCGGTTCGAACTCGACGCTCCCGGCGACGGGTGGCGGTACGACGAGACGTTCAGTTCGTGGGTGATAGAACAACTGATTCGGCACCACGAACGCGACTTCGGCGAGTTCGAGCGAATCGACGCGACGCCCGAGGAGTTCTACGAACGCGAAGGCGTGGACGAAGACGACGGGTAA
- a CDS encoding LURP-one-related/scramblase family protein gives MFESTHYEVRQKFGITTKYRVYEDDEPILESKKKKLRLKEDFRFTDADTGTERFRVKADSVLDIAAAYDIVDSETGERVGSVKRSAVSFLKHEYELLGPDGQTVAYIREDSVLKAVIRRNVTTFLPFEYNIESPAGESFGSIHESFSFRDKYQIDLADTTSVDPRLVVVGAVVIDAIEEN, from the coding sequence ATGTTCGAAAGCACCCACTACGAAGTCAGACAGAAGTTCGGCATCACCACGAAGTACCGCGTCTACGAGGACGACGAGCCCATCCTCGAATCGAAGAAGAAGAAACTGCGCCTGAAGGAGGACTTCCGTTTTACCGACGCGGACACCGGCACGGAACGGTTCCGCGTGAAGGCAGACAGCGTCCTCGACATCGCCGCGGCCTACGACATCGTCGACTCCGAGACGGGCGAACGCGTCGGGTCGGTGAAGCGAAGCGCCGTCTCCTTTCTGAAACACGAGTACGAACTCCTCGGTCCCGACGGGCAGACGGTGGCGTACATCCGCGAAGACAGCGTCCTGAAGGCCGTCATCCGCCGGAACGTGACGACGTTCCTCCCGTTCGAGTACAACATAGAGAGCCCCGCCGGCGAGTCGTTCGGGTCGATTCACGAGTCGTTCTCTTTCAGAGACAAATATCAGATCGACCTCGCGGACACGACTTCGGTGGACCCGCGACTCGTCGTCGTCGGCGCCGTCGTCATCGAC
- a CDS encoding bacterio-opsin activator domain-containing protein → MDDGSLTECLRETLALFEESGAPQTTTEVSDRLDVGRRSTYERLERLVERDRLQTKAVGASARVWWRPSPTAEQSARACDGREDTSSGEPVDAAERQRAEETMERQEQRLAALNSLNQVVREITDAVIDQSTREEIERTVCERLADTESYLFAWTGDVDSASRTVRLRTEAGVEGYLDGVTISVDPADDRSGGPTGRAFNTGEVQTTRETDSDPRHDPWRDHVRRYGFRSSAAVPIIHEGTVYAVLNVYADRPNAFEGEEGELIGQLGEVVGHAIAAIERKRALMCDEVVELEFHVPDVLGPFGIEGRASGLIRYEHTVPRGDGEFVLFGRTTPDGAETVRTMAAEVPFYDGVTFRDCGDETAFELRVSEPPVLSAVASLGGSVERAVIEDGDYHLTVHLSPSADVRRLLDAMVETHPAMTLLRRRQLTKRDRRVDSGDALTSSLTDRQRAALEIAYRAGFFEWPRDASGEDVAGSMGVAAPTFHQHLRAAEKKVFESLFSPARR, encoded by the coding sequence ATGGACGATGGATCGTTGACCGAGTGCCTTCGAGAGACGCTCGCCCTCTTCGAGGAGTCGGGGGCCCCGCAGACGACGACCGAGGTGTCGGACCGCCTCGACGTGGGCCGGCGGAGCACCTACGAGCGGTTGGAACGACTCGTCGAACGCGACCGACTCCAAACGAAGGCGGTCGGCGCGAGCGCGCGCGTCTGGTGGCGACCCTCGCCGACCGCCGAGCAGTCGGCCCGCGCCTGCGACGGCCGCGAGGACACGTCCTCCGGCGAACCCGTCGACGCCGCGGAACGGCAACGCGCCGAAGAAACGATGGAGAGGCAGGAGCAACGGCTCGCGGCGCTGAACAGTCTCAATCAGGTCGTCAGGGAAATAACGGACGCGGTCATCGACCAGTCCACGCGCGAGGAGATAGAGCGGACCGTCTGTGAACGCCTCGCCGACACCGAGTCGTACCTCTTCGCGTGGACCGGCGACGTCGACTCCGCCAGCCGGACGGTGAGGCTGCGGACGGAAGCCGGCGTCGAGGGATATCTCGACGGCGTCACGATATCGGTCGACCCGGCCGACGACCGAAGCGGGGGACCGACCGGGAGGGCGTTCAACACGGGCGAGGTCCAGACGACGCGCGAAACCGACAGCGACCCCCGCCACGACCCGTGGCGCGACCACGTCCGACGGTACGGCTTTCGCTCGTCCGCGGCGGTGCCGATCATCCACGAGGGCACCGTCTACGCGGTACTGAACGTCTACGCCGACCGACCGAACGCTTTCGAGGGAGAGGAGGGCGAACTCATCGGGCAACTCGGCGAAGTCGTCGGCCACGCCATCGCGGCTATCGAACGCAAGCGGGCGCTGATGTGCGACGAAGTCGTCGAACTGGAGTTTCACGTGCCGGACGTCCTCGGCCCGTTCGGAATCGAGGGGCGGGCGAGCGGACTGATCAGGTACGAACACACGGTCCCGAGAGGAGACGGGGAGTTCGTCCTGTTCGGGCGCACGACGCCGGACGGCGCGGAAACCGTGCGGACGATGGCCGCCGAGGTTCCGTTCTACGACGGCGTCACCTTCCGCGACTGCGGCGACGAGACGGCGTTCGAACTCCGCGTCTCCGAACCGCCGGTCCTGTCGGCCGTCGCCTCGTTAGGTGGGTCGGTCGAACGAGCGGTCATCGAAGACGGGGACTACCACCTCACGGTGCATCTGTCCCCGAGCGCCGACGTCCGGCGACTCCTCGACGCCATGGTCGAGACGCACCCCGCGATGACGCTCCTTCGACGACGGCAACTGACTAAACGCGACCGACGCGTCGATTCCGGCGACGCGCTCACGTCGTCTCTCACCGACCGCCAGCGTGCGGCGCTCGAAATCGCGTACCGCGCGGGGTTCTTCGAGTGGCCACGAGACGCCTCCGGCGAGGACGTCGCGGGCTCGATGGGCGTCGCCGCGCCGACGTTCCACCAGCACCTCCGGGCCGCCGAGAAGAAGGTGTTCGAGTCGCTGTTCTCGCCCGCCCGCCGATAG
- a CDS encoding heme-binding protein, whose amino-acid sequence MPEAPPTDEGWFVLHDFRTVDWDAWRDAPAHERERAIEEGVAHLRTHEAVEDAEEGASAVFSVLGHKADLLVVHLRPTLDDLSRAERQFEQTALAAFTEQPTSYVSVTEVSGYVSQDYFEGNEDEIDAGLRNYIEGKLKPDIPDDQYVAFYPMSKRRGETYNWYDLSFEDRSEMMSDHGDTGRDYAGKIKQVIASSVGFDDFEWGVTLFAEDPVEMKNIVYEMRFDDVSSKYGEFGQFYVGRRFPPADLGAYLDGESVPTADHDSPHGEHGGAHGEAHGHAHGDSAHHGDGGGGQHGHGGGSAHGDAPHGEDGGDDESDDIRGELEDLNIYAGTPHGEDVYATVLYSEAETDDLFEEVEGLRGNFEHYGTHVKTAVYEANERDRSAVVSIWDTPSAAETAAGFLSELPGIVSRAGEESGFGTMGMFYTVKSDYREEFVEKFDTVGGLLAEMDGHQDTDLMVNVEDEDDMFIASQWDARDDAMAFFRSDEFRDTVQWGRDVLADRPRHVFLA is encoded by the coding sequence ATGCCAGAGGCCCCACCGACCGACGAGGGCTGGTTCGTCCTGCACGACTTCCGAACCGTAGACTGGGACGCGTGGCGCGACGCGCCCGCCCACGAACGGGAACGCGCGATAGAGGAGGGCGTCGCGCACCTCCGAACGCACGAGGCGGTCGAAGACGCAGAAGAGGGCGCATCCGCCGTCTTCTCCGTCCTCGGTCACAAGGCGGACCTGCTCGTCGTCCACCTCCGACCGACGTTAGACGACCTCTCGCGGGCCGAACGCCAGTTCGAGCAGACGGCTCTCGCGGCGTTCACGGAGCAACCCACGTCGTACGTCTCGGTCACCGAAGTGTCGGGGTACGTCTCCCAAGACTACTTCGAGGGGAACGAAGACGAGATAGACGCCGGCCTGCGCAACTACATCGAGGGGAAACTGAAGCCCGATATCCCCGACGACCAGTACGTCGCGTTCTACCCGATGTCGAAGCGCCGCGGCGAGACGTACAACTGGTACGACCTCTCCTTCGAGGACCGGTCGGAGATGATGTCCGACCACGGCGACACCGGCCGCGACTACGCCGGGAAGATAAAGCAGGTCATCGCCTCCTCCGTCGGGTTCGACGACTTCGAGTGGGGCGTCACCCTGTTCGCCGAGGACCCGGTGGAGATGAAAAACATCGTCTACGAGATGCGGTTCGACGACGTCTCCTCGAAGTACGGCGAGTTCGGCCAGTTCTACGTCGGCCGCCGCTTCCCGCCCGCGGACCTGGGCGCGTACTTGGACGGTGAGTCGGTGCCGACGGCCGACCACGACTCCCCGCACGGCGAACACGGCGGCGCGCACGGCGAAGCGCACGGCCACGCCCACGGCGACTCCGCGCACCACGGCGACGGTGGCGGCGGCCAACACGGCCACGGCGGCGGAAGCGCGCACGGCGACGCCCCCCACGGCGAGGACGGCGGCGACGACGAGTCCGACGACATCCGCGGCGAACTCGAAGACCTGAACATCTACGCCGGAACGCCCCACGGCGAGGACGTCTACGCGACGGTCCTCTACTCCGAAGCGGAGACGGACGACCTGTTCGAGGAGGTAGAGGGCCTCCGCGGCAACTTCGAGCACTACGGCACGCACGTCAAGACGGCCGTCTACGAGGCGAACGAACGCGACAGAAGCGCCGTCGTGAGCATCTGGGACACGCCGTCGGCCGCAGAGACGGCCGCCGGATTCCTCTCGGAACTCCCCGGTATCGTCTCACGGGCGGGCGAGGAGTCCGGATTCGGGACGATGGGAATGTTCTACACGGTCAAATCCGACTACCGCGAGGAGTTCGTCGAGAAGTTCGACACCGTCGGCGGCCTGTTGGCGGAGATGGACGGCCACCAAGACACCGACCTGATGGTGAACGTCGAGGACGAAGACGACATGTTCATCGCCAGTCAGTGGGACGCCCGCGACGACGCCATGGCGTTCTTCCGGTCCGACGAGTTCCGCGACACCGTCCAGTGGGGCCGCGACGTGTTGGCCGACAGACCCCGCCACGTCTTCCTCGCCTGA
- a CDS encoding DUF7344 domain-containing protein: MTRLPHESTGTGAESEYLTENESRRLFREERCKTALDVLADRTVPVELDDVAAAVAERENGDSLDDESVQRVALSLHHFHLPKMAAFGVVDYDTDATRIEWFPGGFTS; the protein is encoded by the coding sequence ATGACACGACTGCCACACGAAAGCACGGGGACGGGCGCGGAATCGGAGTATCTGACCGAAAACGAGTCCCGAAGGCTGTTCAGAGAGGAGAGATGCAAGACGGCGCTCGACGTCCTCGCGGACCGGACTGTGCCGGTCGAACTCGACGACGTGGCGGCGGCAGTCGCCGAACGGGAGAACGGCGACAGCCTCGACGACGAGAGCGTACAGCGAGTGGCGCTCAGCCTCCACCACTTTCACCTCCCGAAGATGGCCGCTTTCGGCGTCGTCGACTACGACACGGACGCGACCCGAATCGAGTGGTTCCCCGGCGGGTTCACGTCCTGA
- a CDS encoding SHOCT domain-containing protein, whose product MTALHDAGEWFSRQAETLKDNPALLGFVVALWMTTLVLVSGGNPVLAFLVLVPVLTATGYAIDGVVRRIFGDGSDAERSAEREYEAEDEERAIERLRSRYAAGEIDHDEFERRLERLVETESYDEPTADRERMRIRERETE is encoded by the coding sequence ATGACTGCCCTCCACGACGCAGGAGAGTGGTTCTCCAGACAGGCCGAGACGCTGAAAGACAACCCCGCTCTGTTGGGCTTCGTCGTCGCCCTCTGGATGACGACGCTGGTTCTCGTCTCCGGCGGGAACCCCGTGTTGGCGTTTCTCGTGCTCGTTCCGGTGTTGACGGCGACGGGGTACGCGATAGACGGCGTCGTTCGGAGGATTTTCGGAGACGGTAGCGACGCCGAGCGTTCGGCCGAACGCGAGTACGAGGCGGAAGACGAAGAACGGGCCATCGAACGCCTGCGCAGTCGGTACGCCGCGGGCGAGATAGACCACGACGAGTTCGAACGCCGCCTCGAACGGTTGGTCGAGACGGAGTCGTACGACGAACCGACGGCGGACCGAGAGCGGATGCGGATTCGAGAGCGAGAGACCGAGTGA